The DNA segment AGGTGCTGTTCGCGCTGGACGAGGCGCTGCCCATGCGGAGGCTGGCCGAGCGGGTGTTCGCCGATCCCTCCAACCTGACCGGCATGGTCGACCGGCTGCAGAGCCGTGGCCTGGTCGAACGCGTACCCGACCCCACCGACCGCCGGATCAAGCGCATCGCCGCCACCGAGGCCGGTCGCACGGTCGTGAAGGACCTTCGCGCCGCCCTGCGCTTCGCGGCGGATCCCCTGGTGGCCCTCGACGAGGACCAGCGGCGCGGCCTGCGGGACCTGCTTCAGATGATGGTCGACTCCCAGCGCCCCGGCGACTGACTCCTGAACACGGTGAACGTGAGGGAGTGAAGCGCCGGAACGCCGGTCTTCCGGCCGCCCCGGCACCGTAGCGACCGTCCG comes from the Streptomyces sp. NBC_00820 genome and includes:
- a CDS encoding MarR family winged helix-turn-helix transcriptional regulator; translated protein: MDTPDQLTAEVIALFAKITDLYKREYETASARHGLTPQQVKVLFALDEALPMRRLAERVFADPSNLTGMVDRLQSRGLVERVPDPTDRRIKRIAATEAGRTVVKDLRAALRFAADPLVALDEDQRRGLRDLLQMMVDSQRPGD